Sequence from the Ictalurus punctatus breed USDA103 chromosome 10, Coco_2.0, whole genome shotgun sequence genome:
ATAAGTCTCAATAAGCCGGAATTATTATACGATCTCAGCAGGCAAGCCACTGGGCATCAACCTGGGGAAGAACAAGCTGTCCACAGACGCTGTGGCTGATTATCTGGAGGGAGTGAGGACGCTTGGTCCCCTCGCTGACTACCTGGTAGTGAACGTGAGCAGCCCGAATACTCCGGGCCTCAGGGACCTGCAGGGGAAGAAAGAACTGCGCCATCTACTGGACAAGGTAGAACTGAGCTCGGTTACCGAATGCAAATGACTGTCCTTGTCTGTGAAGGCTTACCTGATGTAAGCAGGGCTGATTACCATCTGTGTTGCAAAAAAAACGTACATTCATACATGCATTTCTTAGGCTAATATTGTGGTTTGAAATGGACATGACATcactctttttattattattttttccttcttgtaattatttattttgttattcagtGCTCAGTGTTTGTGACATCAGATATTTGCAACAAGAAtaacagagacaaaaaaaaaacaaacagaatgaaGGCGGGGGGAGTGTAGCAGCTCCTCGAGTAGAAAACAAATGTTCTGATGTCTTTGCTTAAAAACTCCCAGTCTGCGTCAAATACGCTCAGAACTGCGTTCGGACATTGCTCTTATGCAAAATAATTCATGAAAAAATCAATACACAAGCAAATGCAGCATCgtccaaaaaataaaaccccaaacaaatCAGATTTGGTCAGTAAAGTTGACTGTTGGATAGATTAGATTTACCCTGTCTAGATATAAAATTGAAATTATGGTGTGTAACAGCTGGgactggattttttaaaaaaattgtcacCTGGGCAGTCgggatatactgtacagtacactGTGTcactgtacagtgtgtgtgtgtgtgtgtgtgtgtgtgtgtgtttttcgaATGCGAACTCAGGTACTGAAAGCGAGAGACACTCTGCAAGGAGCGACTCGGCCGCCAGTAATGGTTAAGATTGCTCCGGATCTCTCCCAGCAGGACAAGCAGGACATTGCAGAGGTCATCACAGAGGTCACTTCTTTCTTTCCACTTAATGAATAATTATCATTTTATAATTTTAATTATACATGTATAATATATACTACCGGACATTTACATAGTTTGCGTGCGGGGTTGTGCGCATGCagggtatttttatttatttatttatttttttatataaaatcataTTCCTAAAAaagtaaagcaaataaaatgcaGTATTCCATaccactgctgaattctcgaatctgattggttgactCATTTACATTGATACAGTAGTGCCTGCTGTAATgatatttaaagtttaaaacatGTCTCATCATTGTTACGGTGGAGTTTTCTGTAAGGCGGCATTTAGTtagcgtttatggaaggagtctccagtgtcagcgcagCATCAGAGTCTGagtcagaggtgtgtgtggtttctcagtaacatcacatttttgttttattaacttcgagagagcaACTTATACTGTAACATGAGTCAGTACaggatgttccacaatattaaatgtaattgtaaacagataaaaaaaacaacaactatgaagcagtgttgtttaataaataagctgTAGGCTTTGGAAACCTTCTTGGGTAGGAGAgcaataaagcactttggaatGCACTGATATGGAAAAATATTCAACTTAAGGGTTGTAACAATAAATCCGCTTCGTGTTGGGCCACATGACACCAACTGatggttgatttattttcctgtaacagaatGCCTCAAGTGTTGTTTTCCTTACCTTTTATCGCGGTTGTGTCTGAACTTTTGCTTTCGTGTGCTTTTGTGTGTTAGCTTGGTGTGGACGGTTTAATCGTCTCCAACACCACAGTGTCCAGGCCTGAGACCCTGCAGGACCACAACAGGAACGAGGCGGGGGGTCTGAGCGGGCAGCCGCTTAAAGAACGGTCCACTCGTACAGTACGGGAGATGTACACCTTAACGAaaggtataaatatatatatatatatatatatatatatatatatatatatatatatatatatatatatatatatatatatatatatatatatataaaaataacacatCCATGGGCAATAAATTAGGAGCtattattcacacacaccaattaaTCAAATCACTTCTTTTGTCCAAGCCATTTTGGACCACGTTAAACCCCTTTTGAGACATTATGTCCGAGATTTACGATAAATCCCTCGCGACATCTTTGCGTTATCACCAGGCTCAAAGGTCAACACGTATCCAAACATCTTATCTACATGTTTTTGTTCTGCGAACATTTAGCAAAGCATCCGTAATACGAAACGGAAACTTATTAGCAGTGGACCTTTTTATATTGTCTTTTATGTGGAGATTTGTGATGGAAATGTAAAAGTCTGAACACTGAAACCGTTTTTTGCGTAACTGGAAACGGGCATTTCTTCATGTTGTAGGGAAGGTGCCCATAGTCGGTGTAGGTGGAGTGGCTAGCGGACAGGACGCCCTGGATAAGATCCGTGCCGGAGCATCTCTGGTTCAGCTCTACACAGCGCTGGTGTATCAGGGTCCTCCGGTCGTAACCAAGATCAAAAGAGAACTGCACGAGCTCTTAACGTAAGTACGCTCTGCGGTTCCTGTTTCCGGCCTGTCTTTCATGAGGTggtgttttttattatattttttgaaATATTGTGTGTCTCTTGCAGGGAACAGGGATTCAGTAGTGTATCAGAAGCAGTAGGTGCTGATCACAGGACGTCTGATGGcatgacatcatcacacaccGAAGGAGCGACAGTGAATTAGGCTCTAAAGCATAGCTCATACGTAACTCGCCAGCTCAATGGAGTGTCTCAGACTGGTGTTCGGTGGCGGAGTCGGGTTTCCACTGTCagattttctcctttttctgaTCGGATTTGTGGCATCAGACCACCGACGCATGAATCTGAGCtgaaatgttatgaatgtgGGCCAGCATGGAATTGAAAGGGTCTGGGTATATGAGGTGACGTGATGAAACTCAATTCAAGTGCCAGCAGTGCGACCCAAGATGGAGTGCAAACTGTTTTGTGACtgacttaaaaacaaaaacaaaacatacttttaccaGAGGACTTATTCCTGAAGCATAAACAAGCTGGACATGGACAACTTTTGTAAAGGTTTTGTGATGTGCCCTGTCAGATTTTTAgaatgttataataataaatatcatttgAACACTTGTGGGGTTGCCATTCAAATTTCTGAGCTGTCTGTGGATAAATctttgaataaaatgatcaggtAGGGTTGCCAGGTCCAGTTTAAATATGgagataaaaaaattttttttaaagggtacTTTAAAAGTTaaagcacattcgcctcacacctccagggtcgagggttcaattcccactgtggccctgtgtgttctccctgtgctgcgggggtttcctccgggtactccggtttcctcccccagtccaaagacatgcatggtaggctgattggcgtgtccaaagtgtccgtagtgtatgagtaGGTGTTTGagcgtgtatgtgattgtgccctgcgatgaattggcaccctgtccagggtgtacctcgccttgtgccccatgctccctgggataggctccaggtttccccgtgaccatgaaaaggataagcggtatagaagatggatggatggatggatggatggatggagaaactGAATGGCTGGCTCAATTGTGATACAACTTCTTACACAGACACAAAACTACTTCCTGAAAAAGTTCCCCCTCTTTCACTGTGATTTGTCCTTGCAGTCTACACAAAGTCTCAACCGGGTGCCACAATTGCATTATCTTTGAGATTTGGTGCTGTCATTTTTCTAAGGAAGGATCCAGTttcccttctttccttctctgaGCTGTAGTGTGCAGTTTTGACCAATAACCCACAGTCACTTCAGCGAGCGCGTTATTGAAGATTGTCTGCCTGCCTTGAAGAGTCCTGCTTTTTACGTTCCCTGGATTGGATTGACAGATGAGGTCTTTGGCTGATTGTTGGTGTTGGTTTTTCTCTCCCCGTGGGGCAGGAGGTCACATGGAGGTAGAAACTAGTCTGAATAGTTTTAACATCCAACACCTCTCTGTGTGAAGTGGAtggtgagagagtgtgtgtgaatatgaatTGCTTTAAAATTAGTTTAACCTTTTTTTGAAGTCTTCAAAGTAGCTTCAAGGATCTCAAAGATGTCAGAGAATTTTGTAGGCCTTTATTCGCTTCAGCTCAGCTCTTATGGCTCCGAAAGCGTCCTTCCCTTTTCCAGCTCTGCATTCAAAATGTCactggtagctcagtggttaaggcatcAGACTATTGCTCGGAAGGTCTAATcacagcaccaccaagctgccgctgttgggcccttgagcaaggcctttaaccctcaactgctcagttgtataaatgagatatatgtAAGTCACTCAGGATAAGGGCGTCTTCCAATAAAATGTAAGTATAAATGTAAAGATATCAGACGTGCTGGGGTGTGGGCGCAGCATCTGAAGCTGTTAGTAGAGCTGCCTGCTGGAAAGGAGAGTAAATGTCATTACCTTCCCTGTATGACATTTACAAAAGAGTTCTTCACAATTATAGATCTAGTCAGTATAAAGATATTCAATAAAATTACTCAGACACACGTTTGTGTGCCTTGTGAAGGACATTAGATGTGCTGCAGGGGcgtcaagataaaaaaaaaaaggatgcgAGGAATTCGTAGACAAAGAGTCAGGACGTCTCCTGCTGAGAAGGTAACGTGACATCTTTGacacagagaaaagaaaatcgAACATATTATTGTACTGTTTATTGGGTAGTTTTTTAATCAGTGCAGTTCAGTCCATAACCGTAAGATAATAAAGCACGCTCTGGACCCAAACCAGGTTAAATCGTGCTAGCTGATTTATTCATGCGTCCTGTGTACAGCCTAAGGAAACATTCAGACCAGCTGCTTCCTCATGGGTGGAATGTGCGCTGGCCTGATTCGCCT
This genomic interval carries:
- the dhodh gene encoding dihydroorotate dehydrogenase (quinone), mitochondrial isoform X2, which encodes MAGQLKERLKDAVKILGCGSTLFLGYLTATGDERFYATTLMPVLQRLVGAETAHVMAVRLLSLGLVPRSRYQDPASLEVNVMGRRFGNPVGIAAGFDKHGEAVDALYRLGFGFVEVGTVTPKPQEGNPKPRVFRLEADQAVINRYGFNSCGVLAVQERLKARQGIQSELTKGKPLGINLGKNKLSTDAVADYLEGVRTLGPLADYLVVNVSSPNTPGLRDLQGKKELRHLLDKVLKARDTLQGATRPPVMVKIAPDLSQQDKQDIAEVITELGVDGLIVSNTTVSRPETLQDHNRNEAGGLSGQPLKERSTRTVREMYTLTKGKVPIVGVGGVASGQDALDKIRAGASLVQLYTALVYQGPPVVTKIKRELHELLTEQGFSSVSEAVGADHRTSDGMTSSHTEGATVN
- the dhodh gene encoding dihydroorotate dehydrogenase (quinone), mitochondrial isoform X3 — its product is MPVLQRLVGAETAHVMAVRLLSLGLVPRSRYQDPASLEVNVMGRRFGNPVGIAAGFDKHGEAVDALYRLGFGFVEVGTVTPKPQEGNPKPRVFRLEADQAVINRYGFNSCGVLAVQERLKARQGIQSELTKAGKPLGINLGKNKLSTDAVADYLEGVRTLGPLADYLVVNVSSPNTPGLRDLQGKKELRHLLDKVLKARDTLQGATRPPVMVKIAPDLSQQDKQDIAEVITELGVDGLIVSNTTVSRPETLQDHNRNEAGGLSGQPLKERSTRTVREMYTLTKGKVPIVGVGGVASGQDALDKIRAGASLVQLYTALVYQGPPVVTKIKRELHELLTEQGFSSVSEAVGADHRTSDGMTSSHTEGATVN
- the dhodh gene encoding dihydroorotate dehydrogenase (quinone), mitochondrial isoform X1; protein product: MAGQLKERLKDAVKILGCGSTLFLGYLTATGDERFYATTLMPVLQRLVGAETAHVMAVRLLSLGLVPRSRYQDPASLEVNVMGRRFGNPVGIAAGFDKHGEAVDALYRLGFGFVEVGTVTPKPQEGNPKPRVFRLEADQAVINRYGFNSCGVLAVQERLKARQGIQSELTKAGKPLGINLGKNKLSTDAVADYLEGVRTLGPLADYLVVNVSSPNTPGLRDLQGKKELRHLLDKVLKARDTLQGATRPPVMVKIAPDLSQQDKQDIAEVITELGVDGLIVSNTTVSRPETLQDHNRNEAGGLSGQPLKERSTRTVREMYTLTKGKVPIVGVGGVASGQDALDKIRAGASLVQLYTALVYQGPPVVTKIKRELHELLTEQGFSSVSEAVGADHRTSDGMTSSHTEGATVN